TCAATGCGGAAGGGGTGGAAATTCCCTACCCCAAACAGGTGATGTTTATGAGCGGACTGACGAAGGAGGAGAACCGGCCCTATGGTGTTGAAACTGCTCGAGGGTGATATTGTAGAATTAAAAAAACCCCATCCCTGTGGCAGCAACCGCTGGCAGATTTTGCGCCTGGGGGCGGATTGCCGGCTGAAATGCCTGGGCTGTAACCACCAGGTCTGGCTGGAACGGGTTAAACTGGAAAAAGCGATCAAGAAGTTTATAGAAAGAGGTGCTGAATAAAAATGGCATTAGCTTGTGGCATCGTGGGTTTGCCCAATGTGGGCAAAAGCACCCTGTTTAATGCAATTACCAAAGCAGGGGCGGAAGCAGCCAACTATCCTTTCTGTACTATTGATCCCAATGTAGGGGTAGTAGAAGTACCTGATCCCCGGCTGGAGCAGCTGGCGGCAATGGTTAAACCCCAGCGGGTTGTGCCTACTACTGTGGAGTTTGTGGATATTGCCGGTCTGGTGCGGGGAGCCAGCAAAGGAGAGGGACTGGGCAACAAGTTTCTTTCCCATATCAGGGAAGTGGATGCCATTATCCATGTCGTGCGCTGTTTTGAAGATGAAAACATAACCCATGTGGATGGGCAGGTAGACCCGATTCGCGATATTGATACTATCAATATGGAGCTGATTCTGGCTGACCTGGAAACCGTGGAACGCCGTCTGGAGCGCACCCGTAAAATGTTAAAAACCGGGGAGAAGAAATACCAGCAGGAAGTGGAATTTCTCACCCGGCTTAAGGAGACTCTGGAGTCCGGCCAATGTGCCAGGACAGTGGAAGTCAGTGAGGAAGAACAGCCTGTTTTGAAAGAGATGAACCTCCTGACAGCCAAACCGGTCTTATATGCCGCCAATGTGGCGGAAGATGACCTGACCAGGGAGGATTTGCCGCTGGTGCAAAAGGTACGGGATTATGCTGCTCAGGAAGGTGCAGAGGTGGTAACCATTTGCGCCAGGATTGAGGCGGAAATTGCTGAACTGCCGGAAGAGGAAAAAGGACCTTTTCTGGAAGCCCTGGGTCTGGAGGAATCGGGACTGGATCGCTTGATTCGGGCTGCCTATAAACTGCTGGGGCTGATAACTTTCTTTACTGCCGGGGTTCAGGAAGTACGGGCCTGGACTATTACCCGGGGCACTAAAGCTCCCCAGGCAGCTGGTAAAATCCATTCCGATATTGAACGCGGCTTCATCCGGGCTGAGGTGGTAGCCTTTGCTGACCTGATGGCTGCGGGCAGCCAGGCGGCGGCGCGGGAAAAAGGGCTGGTACGCCTGGAGGGAAAAGAGTATGTAATGCAGGATGGGGATGTAGTCTATTTCCGGTTTAATGTCTAATTATGTGTCAATAACTTGTGAAAATGTCACCCCAAAATAGGGTTAATTATCGTCACAAAATGTCACACCCTGCTAAGAACCTAACCGGGCTTTGGCAATTGTAGTTATTACGTTCGGTTAAGTCAAGGGTAAAGTGAACGGGCTTCGCCCGCCCTTGACTTAACCTCACTTCATAACTTTTGGCAAATCAAGCCCGGTTAAGGTT
Above is a genomic segment from Carboxydocella sporoproducens DSM 16521 containing:
- a CDS encoding DUF951 domain-containing protein, with product MVLKLLEGDIVELKKPHPCGSNRWQILRLGADCRLKCLGCNHQVWLERVKLEKAIKKFIERGAE
- the ychF gene encoding redox-regulated ATPase YchF is translated as MALACGIVGLPNVGKSTLFNAITKAGAEAANYPFCTIDPNVGVVEVPDPRLEQLAAMVKPQRVVPTTVEFVDIAGLVRGASKGEGLGNKFLSHIREVDAIIHVVRCFEDENITHVDGQVDPIRDIDTINMELILADLETVERRLERTRKMLKTGEKKYQQEVEFLTRLKETLESGQCARTVEVSEEEQPVLKEMNLLTAKPVLYAANVAEDDLTREDLPLVQKVRDYAAQEGAEVVTICARIEAEIAELPEEEKGPFLEALGLEESGLDRLIRAAYKLLGLITFFTAGVQEVRAWTITRGTKAPQAAGKIHSDIERGFIRAEVVAFADLMAAGSQAAAREKGLVRLEGKEYVMQDGDVVYFRFNV